In a genomic window of Salminus brasiliensis chromosome 12, fSalBra1.hap2, whole genome shotgun sequence:
- the map3k14a gene encoding mitogen-activated protein kinase kinase kinase 14 yields the protein MAMVHRILNSTRPFSMSTDQPKYKTLGCLYPTPDPHAAGTTGKNSEHPLIIPKDLLKAISQGTAKHLGNDTQCPFTGTEKLSFIAQAECESQDSQEFCPNSRHKNVTYSNVSAALSCTQGSASRRRPRKKRRKRQRPRQGEREGQQRDGGSERVRERRLTGVPEQDSGAVEECSYSSTSSRSYSSNSSSSSRAVRTESLSVQETAQPSYSSHLDLHSTPLSSARTWERYGRKCESSVDSSLISETGCSLAVLGLQNNVMLTDRSYASPFAREIVRAEEARQQEQDEGEEREESDTNEGLLFEEKLKPNNYEYREGRDYEVCDLIKQGSYGDVYSIRDKSSGFVCAAKKLALKSFSCEEVGSWSALQTPHVVELFGFVREGSSVIIFMDLKPGSLGQLLKERGRLPEDLSLHYLHQVLGALEHLHKRRILHLDIKADNVLLSEDGKDAFLCDFGQSERLDQFGFSPYKGLKGTETHMAPEVARGEKRCAKADVWSSCCMLLHMLNGCQPWTRYYSRPLCLKIAEEPPPLREIPSDCSPHTADALKRGLQKEPSRRASAKDLRLQTAKALKQLGGLRSPARGGAYQKPIGKPERRDPAPLSQSSVQQWMGPGQERREGDEVTAGLEHKSTSDGEPEEVDDEEEEPEQEGEDEEEEQEDVRRNEGCPPQALTLYVHPQNPEPSELTEQELQLRKLERDFFLSSLSQPHSAELQEQLLSCLGSDCPSAREPWDKKDSGRWSVGPGDELSSGVFSYNSQSDGQSLSMDWLVPAHQPPPRCFEGVDVCIRDFNGRCFRIRETPRVKVGHIAVGISDQISESVFSLQGEDGSLVPHDKEVQETGLFLRCVPAPDCGHAPCRKRAPACRHAPCCKTPWSWRIRDGVLETKD from the exons ATGGCAATGGTACACAGGATCTTGAACTCCACCAGGCCCTTCTCCATGTCCACGGATCAGCCGAAATACAAGACTCTTGGCTGCCTCTACCCCACACCAGACCCACACGCGGCTGGCACCACTGGCAAAAACAGCGAGCACCCGCTGATTATTCCTAAAGACCTTCTGAAGGCTATCTCTCAAGGAACAGCCAAGCATTTGGGGAATGATACTCAATGTCCCTTCACAGGGACAGAGAAGCTGTCCTTTATTGCCCAAGCAGAGT GTGAATCTCAGGACTCGCAAGAATTCTGCCCCAACAGCAG ACACAAAAATGTCACCTACAGCAACGTCAGTGCTGCCCTCTCCTGCACCCAGGGGTCCGCCTCCCGCCGCCGGCCACGGAAAAAGCGGCGAAAGAGGCAGCGGCCGAGgcagggggagagggagggccagcagagagatggagggagcgagagagtgagagaaaggagaTTGACTGGAGTGCCGGAACAGGACAGTGGAGCG GTGGAGGAGTGTAGCTACAGCAGcactagcagcagatcctacagcagcaacagcagcagcagcagcagagctgtCAGAACAGAGAGCCTGTCTGTGCAGGAGACGGCCCAGCCGTCCTACTCCTCTCACCTCGACCTCCACAGCACGCCCCTTTCCTCCGCACGCACCTGGGAGCGCTATGGCCGGAAGTGCGAGAGTTCGGTGGACTCGTCCCTGATCAGTGAGACAGGCTGTAGCCTGGCCGTACTGGGGCTCCAAAACAACGTCATGCTGACCGATCGCTCCTACGCCTCACCTTTCGCCAGAGAGATAGTCAGAGCAGAGGAGGCGAGACAACAGGAGCAGGATGAGGGGGAAGAGCGGGAGGAAAGTGACACAAACGAAGGGCTTCTCTTTGAAGAG aaACTGAAGCCCAACAACTATGAATACCGGGAGGGGCGGGATTATGAAGTGTGTGATTTAATAAAGCAGGGTTCGTATGGAGACGTCTACAGCATCCGAGACAAATCCAGTGGCTTCGTCTGCGCTGCCAAAAAG CTGGCGTTAAAGAGTTTCAGTTGTGAGGAGGTGGGCTCGTGGAGTGCTCTCCAAACTCCTCACGTGGTGGAACTCTTTGGATTTGTCCGAGAGGGTTCGTCCGTCATCATTTTCATGGATCTCAAACCTg GCTCTCTGGGACAGTTACTGAAGGAGAGAGGCCGCCTGCCTGAGGATCTCTCTCTGCACTACCTGCACCAAGTGTTGGGGGCGCTGGAGCACCTGCACAAGAGGCGCATCCTGCACCTGGACATCAAAG CCGATAACGTGTTGCTGTCTGAAGATGGGAAAGACGCGTTCCTGTGTGACTTTGGACAGTCCGAGCGATTAGACCAGTTTGGGTTCAGCCCTTACAAAG GCCTGAAGGGCACTGAGACACACATGGCTCCTGAAGTGGCGCGTGGAGAGAAGCGCTGTGCCAAGGCAGACGTGTGGAGCAGCTGCTGCATGCTTCTGCACATGCTCAACGGCTGCCAGCCCTGGACCCGCTACTACTCCCGCCCTCTCTGTCTAAAG ATAGCCGAAGAGCCGCCACCCCTAAGGGAGATCCCGTCTGACTGCAGCCCCCACACTGCTGACGCCCTCAAACGGGGGCTGCAGAAAGAGCCGAGCCGACGAGCCTCAGCCAAGGATCTCAGACTTCAAACAGCCAAAGCACTTAAACAAT TGGGAGGTCTTCGTAGCCCCGCGAGGGGAGGAGCCTATCAGAAGCCAATAGGGAAGCCTGAGAGGCGTGACCCCGCCCCTCTCTCCCAAAgctctgtgcagcagtggaTGGGCCCAGGGCAAGAGCGGAGAGAGGGGGATGAAGTGACGGCAGGGCTGGAGCACAAGAGCaccagtgatggagaaccagaGGAGGTggatgatgaagaggaggagccaGAGCAGGAGGGagaagatgaagaggaagaacAAGAGGATGTTAGGAGAAATGAGGGATGCCCTCCTCAAGCTTTGACGCTCTATGTCCATCCTCAGAACCCCGAGCCAAGTGAACTCACCGAGCAGGAGCTCCAGCTACGCAAACTTGAGAGAG ATTTCTTCCTCAGCAGTCTGTCTCAGCCCCATTCGGCTGAACTACAGGAGCAGCTCCTGTCCTGCCTGGGTAGTGACTGCCCCTCTGCCAGGGAACCATGGGACAAGAAG GATTCGGGACGCTGGTCTGTCGGCCCCGGCGATGAACTTAGCTCAGGTGTGTTCTCCTACAACAGCCAGTCAGACGGCCAGAGCTTGAGCATGGACTGGCTTGTTCCGGCCCATCAGCCCCCACCCCGCTGCTTTGAGG GGGTAGATGTGTGCATCAGGGATTTCAATGGCCGCTGCTTCCGTATCCGTGAAACGCCCCGGGTGAAAGTGGGCCACATTGCTGTAGGAATCAGTGATCAG ATTTCGGAGAGTGTGTTCAGTCTGCAGGGGGAGGACGGTTCTCTGGTGCCCCATGATAAGGAAGTGCAGGAAACAGGTCTTTTCCTGCGCTGTGTCCCCGCCCCAGACTGTGGCCACGCCCCCTGCCGCAAGCGAGCTCCGGCCTGCAGACATGCCCCCTGCTGCAAAACACCTTGGAGCTGGAGAATCCGAGACGGAGTGCTGGAGACCAAAGACTGA